A genomic region of Cannabis sativa cultivar Pink pepper isolate KNU-18-1 chromosome 1, ASM2916894v1, whole genome shotgun sequence contains the following coding sequences:
- the LOC115703594 gene encoding protein WHAT'S THIS FACTOR 1 homolog, chloroplastic has protein sequence MKLYSLSVDGFSQMSLVRRTWLVESLFGNQSRFMTTSKRVQDRSKTKRVHDLEIVTEKWKIAFKALLLMEVLKQEPEMVIPVRSLQQYRRQINLPKPHKVSDFIRKSPKLFELYKDRKGVLWCGMTKRAEDLVEEEERLIEEHEDKAAEHVTRLLMMSINKRLALDKISHFRRDFGLPIDFRTNWVHKYPQNFKLVKDGEGAQFLELVDWNPAWAITELEKKVMGITDPSDHTPGMLSLPFPLKFPPDYKKVYRYGGKIAHFQKRSYLSPYADARGLEAGSPEFDKRAIAVMHELLSFTIEKRLVTTDHLTHFRREFVMPQKLMRLLLKHFGIFYVSERGKRFSVFLTEAYEGTELKEKCPLVLWKEKVQSFTGYRGKRKNFECFDDESDMEEEEEEEDNGSVRSNSENESSCLEVEEEECGSDLEESLVADNAENEMEIEEVCNAYKDKEYI, from the coding sequence ATGAAACTTTACAGCCTTTCTGTTGATGGGTTTTCCCAAATGTCTTTGGTAAGAAGAACTTGGCTCGTAGAATCTTTGTTTGGAAACCAGAGCAGATTCATGACCACTAGTAAACGGGTCCAAGATCGAAGCAAGACCAAGAGAGTTCATGATCTTGAAATAGTGACAGAGAAGTGGAAGATAGCTTTTAAagctctgttattaatggaggTTCTCAAGCAAGAGCCTGAAATGGTAATCCCTGTAAGGTCTCTGCAACAGTACAGGAGGCAGATTAATCTTCCAAAGCCTCATAAGGTTTCTGATTTTATTCGAAAATCGCCTAAACTTTTCGAGCTTTACAAGGACAGAAAAGGGGTTTTGTGGTGTGGGATGACGAAAAGAGCTGAGGATTTGGTTGAGGAGGAGGAGAGATTGATCGAGGAGCATGAAGATAAGGCTGCTGAGCATGTCACTCGATTGCTAATGATGTCAATCAATAAACGCCTTGCATTGGATAAGATTTCCCATTTCAGGAGAGATTTTGGCTTGCCTATCGATTTTCGAACCAATTGGGTTCACAAGTATCCTCAGAATTTCAAGCTTGTTAAAGATGGTGAAGGTGCTCAGTTTCTGGAGCTTGTTGATTGGAATCCTGCTTGGGCAATAACAGAGCTGGAGAAGAAGGTAATGGGGATTACTGATCCCAGTGATCACACCCCGGGAATGCTTTCTCTCCCTTTTCCTTTGAAGTTTCCACCTGACTATAAGAAAGTTTATAGATATGGAGGAAAGATAGCACATTTTCAGAAGAGGTCTTACTTGTCTCCTTATGCTGATGCAAGAGGACTTGAGGCCGGTTCACCTGAGTTCGACAAGAGGGCCATTGCGGTTATGCACGAGCTGCTTAGCTTCACCATTGAGAAGAGACTGGTTACTACTGATCATCTTACACATTTTCGAAGAGAGTTTGTTATGCCTCAGAAGCTTATGAGACTTCTTTTAAAGCACTTTGGAATTTTCTATGTTTCAGAGAGAGGAAAGAGGTTTAGTGTGTTCTTGACTGAGGCTTATGAAGGTACAGAGTTGAAGGAGAAATGTCCTTTGGTTCTGTGGAAGGAGAAAGTACAGAGCTTTACTGGTTACAGAGGGAAAAGGAAGAACTTCGAATGTTTTGATGATGAATCAGAcatggaagaagaagaagaagaagaagataatgGCTCGGTTCGGAGCAATTCTGAAAATGAGAGCAGTTGTTTGGAAGTTGAGGAAGAAGAATGTGGTAGTGATTTAGAGGAGAGTTTAGTAGCTGATAATGCTGAAAACGAAATGGAGATTGAAGAGGTTTGCAATGCGTACAAGGACAAGGAGTATATATGA
- the LOC115708133 gene encoding pentatricopeptide repeat-containing protein At4g04370, with translation MNKLNVSIFNGALNLKPPSSVTVPHQHAKATNTIHFNAIINRLASQGSHHHVLLTFSSMLQNNTPPDTHTFPSLLKACTYLDLFPLGLSFHQSVVVNGFSSDSYIASSLINFYAKFGYVRHARKVFDNMSERNVVPWTSIIGCYSHASDFDQALFLFNEMRRQQIKPNPVTLLSLLPIASELNHVKCFHGCSISYGFECDVTLMNSILSVYGKCGGIEEGRKMFELNMTRRDIVSWNSLLSSYSQNGNVREVFHLLYKMRVEGIEPDKQTFGPVVSAAATEGNLRLGKLVHGKILRNGFESGSHVETLLVVMYMKCSSIDTAFQIFKRIQNKDVVLWTAMISGLVQNDCVDRALTVFSQMLKSRIEPSTATVASAVAACAKLGCLHMGTSIHCYVLRQGITLDIPAQNSLVTMYAKCGRLQLSRVVFERMSKRDLVSWNAIVAGYAQNGHLCEGLFLFSEMRKTLQKPDSLTVVSLLQACASIGALHQGKWIHNFVIRSCIRPCILVDTALVDMYSKCGDLKNAKKCFNEMSEQDLVSWGTIISGYGFHGKGKTALKMYSEFLHTGIQPNNVIFLSVLSACSHNGLVDQGLSIFQSMTEEFGIAPNLEHRACIVDLLSRAGRVEEAYKFYKQEFAEPCIDVLGILLDACRNKGNVELGEIIARHLLMLKPMDSGNYVQLAHSFASMNRWEGVGETWAQMRSLGLKKLPGWSFIELHGTIETFYTSHNSHPRLEDIVLTLKALKMEMRKLGH, from the coding sequence ATGAACAAGCTAAATGTGTCAATCTTCAATGGCGCCCTGAACCTGAAACCTCCATCATCAGTAACAGTGCCTCATCAACATGCAAAAGCCACCAACACCATACATTTCAATGCTATCATCAACCGCCTTGCATCCCAAGGATCTCATCATCATGTTCTTTTAACGTTCTCATCTATGCTTCAAAATAACACCCCTCCAGACACTCACACATTCCCTAGTTTGCTTAAAGCTTGTACGTATCTGGACTTGTTTCCTCTTGGTCTTTCGTTTCATCAATCTGTTGTTGTTAATGGGTTTTCGTCAGATTCTTACATTGCATCCTCTTTGATTAACTTTTATGCTAAGTTTGGTTACGTACGCCATGCTCGCAAAGTGTTTGACAATATGTCTGAGAGGAATGTTGTTCCTTGGACTTCTATCATTGGATGTTATTCACATGCAAGTGACTTTGATCAAGCGTTATTCTTGTTCAATGAAATGCGGAGGCAACAAATTAAGCCCAATCCTGTTACATTGCTAAGCTTGCTCCCTATAGCTTCGGAGCTTAACCACGTGAAGTGTTTTCATGGTTGTTCAATTTCATATGGTTTTGAATGTGATGTTACTTTGATGAATTCCATATTAAGTGTTTACGGTAAATGTGGAGGCATTGAAGAAGGTAGGAAAATGTTTGAGCTTAATATGACCCGAAGAGACATAGTTTCATGGAATTCTTTGTTGTCGAGCTATTCCCAGAATGGGAATGTCAGAGAAGTATTTCACCTTTTGTATAAAATGAGAGTCGAAGGTATAGAGCCCGATAAGCAGACATTTGGTCCTGTAGTTTCTGCAGCGGCGACAGAGGGTAATCTTAGATTGGGAAAATTGGTTCAtgggaaaattttaagaaatggaTTTGAATCAGGTAGCCATGTTGAAACGTTACTTGTAGTTATGTACATGAAGTGCAGTAGTATTGATACTGCATTTCAGATATTTAAGCGGATACAAAATAAGGATGTGGTTTTATGGACGGCAATGATCTCAGGACTTGTACAGAATGATTGTGTCGATAGGGCATTAACTGTTTTCTCGCAGATGTTAAAATCAAGAATAGAGCCATCTACTGCTACCGTGGCTAGCGCTGTTGCAGCTTGTGCAAAATTGGGTTGTCTTCATATGGGAACATCAATTCATTGCTATGTGTTAAGGCAAGGAATAACTCTAGATATCCCTGCCCAGAATTCTCTTGTAACCATGTATGCGAAGTGTGGGCGTCTGCAACTAAGTCGTGTAGTTTTCGAAAGGATGAGCAAAAGAGATTTGGTATCTTGGAATGCAATAGTTGCTGGATATGCTCAAAATGGTCATTTATGTGAGGGTCTGTTTCTCTTCTCTGAGATGAGAAAAACACTTCAAAAACCAGATTCATTAACAGTTGTCTCTCTCCTCCAAGCTTGTGCGTCGATTGGGGCACTCCATCAGGGGAAGTGGATCCACAATTTTGTTATCAGAAGCTGTATTAGACCGTGTATACTGGTAGACACAGCTCTGGTTGATATGTATTCAAAGTGTGGTGACTTGAAGAATGCTAAAAAGTGTTTCAATGAAATGTCAGAACAGGATTTGGTCTCATGGGGCACAATTATATCCGGATATGGCTTCCATGGAAAAGGGAAGACTGCTTTGAAGATGTATTCAGAATTTTTGCACACTGGGATTCAACCGAATAATGTGATTTTTCTGTCAGTTCTCTCAGCTTGCAGTCATAATGGGCTTGTTGACCAAGGTTTGAGCATATTCCAGTCCATGACTGAAGAATTTGGTATTGCACCAAATCTTGAACACCGTGCTTGCATTGTTGATCTTCTCAGTCGAGCTGGAAGAGTAGAGGAGGCATATAAATTCTACAAGCAAGAGTTTGCAGAACCTTGTATAGATGTTTTAGGCATACTCCTCGATGCTTGTCGGAACAAGGGTAATGTAGAACTTGGTGAAATTATTGCAAGACATCTTCTCATGTTGAAACCTATGGATTCTGGTAACTATGTGCAATTAGCACACAGCTTTGCATCAATGAACAGATGGGAAGGTGTTGGTGAGACATGGGCCCAAATGAGATCTCTTGGTTTGAAAAAACTGCCTGGTTGGAGCTTTATTGAGTTACATGGGACTATAGAGACATTTTACACTAGTCACAATTCACATCCTCGACTTGAAGATATTGTATTGACTTTGAAAGCATTAAAGATGGAAATGAGAAAACTAGGACATTAA
- the LOC115707540 gene encoding cytochrome b561 and DOMON domain-containing protein At4g17280-like — translation MTTCFKHCLIIFIWLIIHLHRINATNSINIIMDTKLFAYSNDHQRNEDTEVTTNLRSWRGQAKHHPHLRNAYGILIIIGWGILLPVGVIIARYFSKFPIHLNEWYSYHIMCQSIGYVLGTLGWLIGILIDHTSKQHSHELRSHQILGIIIFTLTTIQMVAIFWQPKKEEEYDHCGWKSWGIYHRLMGYVIIVLIIADIFEGIILNQNQPTKWKWSCVGILVILVLTAVSLEIYRWVKSKIIQQAVELNSEMYTSA, via the exons ATGACAACATGTTTTAAACATTGCCTCATAATTTTCATTTGGTTAATAATCCACCTACATCGTATCAATGCTACAAACTCCATAAATATCATTATGGATACAAAATTATTTGCTTATTCTAATGATCATCAAAGAAATGAAGATACAGAAGTGACAACGAATCTCAGATCATGGAGAGGTCAAGCCAAGCATCATCCTCATTTAAGAAAC gcTTATGGGATCCTAATAATCATAGGATGGGGAATTCTACTGCCTGTTGGGGTAATAATAGCAaggtattttagtaaatttccCATTCACTTGAATGAATGGTATTCATATCACATAATGTGTCAAAGCATTGGATATGTTTTGGGGACATTGGGATGGCTTATTGGAATACTTatagaccatacttccaagcaacATTCTCATGAGCTTAGATCACATCAAATTCTTGGTATCATTATTTTTACACTCACAACTATACAG ATGGTTGCCATTTTTTGGCAGCCGAAAAAGGAAGAGGAGTATGATCATTGTGGCTGGAAAAGCTGGGGGATTTATCATCGGCTTATGGGTTATGTGATAATAGTCCTAATAATAGCAGATATATTTGAAGGGATCATCCTTAATCAAAATCAACCTACCAAATGGAAATGGAGTTGTGTAGGAATTCTAGTCATTTTGGTTCTTACTGCTGTGTCACTAGAAATTTACAGATGGGTTAAATCTAAAATTATTCAACAGGCTGTCGAATTGAATAGCGAAATGTATACTTCTGCAtga
- the LOC115704616 gene encoding stigma-specific STIG1-like protein 1 — MKLVVLVFLFLTILVLLANNVGAINDDDDDNDRIVISSSSSYDTENQDHDDRDYEFEKTSHDWVRGGRVLATQKMTCDKFPRVCRLKSSSGPDCCKKNCVNVKSDKLNCGMCGYKCKYTEICCKGSCANINFDKRHCGACKNKCKKGQYCVYGMCDYA, encoded by the coding sequence atgAAGCTTGTAGTGCTAGTATTTCTTTTCTTGACAATACTAGTACTACTAGCTAATAATGTTGGAGCAataaatgatgatgatgatgataatgatcgAATCGTCATaagctcatcatcatcatacgACACAGAAAATCAAGATCATGATGATCGTGACTATGAATTCGAGAAAACTAGTCACGATTGGGTACGAGGTGGGCGAGTTTTGGCGACACAGAAGATGACATGTGACAAGTTTCCTAGAGTTTGTCGTTTGAAGAGCAGTAGTGGGCCAGATTGTTGTAAGAAGAATTGTGTGAATGTGAAGAGTGATAAGTTGAATTGTGGTATGTGTGGGTACAAATGCAAGTATACTGAGATTTGTTGCAAAGGGAGTTGTGCTAACATCAACTTTGACAAAAGGCATTGTGGTGCTTGCAAGAACAAGTGCAAGAAGGGTCAGTATTGTGTTTATGGGATGTGTGATTATGCataa
- the LOC115707028 gene encoding stigma-specific STIG1-like protein 1: protein MKTLIRIIFLVLAIMLMALTIITNADLIATVPNQPTTSTEAESEKAASSNSLLRGTKSRFLASRRPLTCDKNPKVCYAKGSAGSDCCKKKCVDLSSDRVNCGRCGKKCKFSELCCKGRCVNPRSDKRNCGSCNNRCNKGSSCVYGMCSYA, encoded by the coding sequence ATGAAAACCCTAATAAGGATCATATTTCTTGTACTAGCCATAATGCTTATGGCTTTAACCATAATTACAAATGCTGATCTCATAGCAACAGTACCAAACCAGCCAACTACAAGTACTGAGGCCGAAAGCGAGAAAGCGGCGTCGTCTAACTCTCTTCTGAGAGGGACAAAGAGTCGTTTTCTTGCTTCTCGGCGGCCACTGACATGCGATAAGAATCCGAAGGTGTGCTACGCTAAAGGCAGCGCGGGCTCGGATTGCTGCAAGAAGAAATGCGTTGACTTGTCATCTGACAGAGTCAACTGCGGGCGGTGTGGGAAGAAATGTAAGTTCTCGGAGTTATGCTGCAAAGGGAGGTGTGTGAATCCGAGGTCGGACAAGAGAAACTGTGGGAGTTGTAATAACAGGTGCAACAAAGGGAGTTCCTGCGTTTATGGAATGTGCAGCTATGCTTAA